One Alteromonas sp. KC3 DNA segment encodes these proteins:
- a CDS encoding IS110 family transposase → MQFYTNLHPFYCGIDLHARMLYVCILDERGEILVHKKIKDSPEQLLNLLSPYIGNIVVGAECMHCWYWLSDFCEHHNIDFILGHALYMKAIHGGKTKNDKIDAYKIAKLIRGGNFPLAYVYPKEKRAIRDLLRRRTHAMRHSAELKAFIKNALSQYNLPVPEKSDLSYTTGRDAMRGHFPNPQVQRSIDMNLRLIEVYDHEVSSIECYVEKLTKHDNGRDYYLLRSLPGVGRVLALTILYEIGTIKRFDSVQKFASYSRLVKCKAESAGKAYGTQGNKIGNAHLKWAFSEAAVLFLKGNPPAQAYLAKLQKRMSKAKALSALAHKLGRCMYFMLKNQTVFDSERFLAG, encoded by the coding sequence ATGCAATTCTATACTAACTTACATCCTTTTTACTGCGGAATCGATCTTCATGCACGAATGCTTTATGTGTGCATCCTAGATGAACGCGGCGAGATACTGGTTCATAAGAAGATAAAAGATTCTCCCGAGCAGCTTTTAAACCTTCTTTCACCCTACATCGGGAATATTGTGGTGGGCGCAGAATGTATGCACTGCTGGTACTGGCTTAGTGATTTTTGTGAACATCATAATATTGATTTTATCCTTGGCCACGCTCTCTACATGAAAGCTATTCATGGCGGTAAGACGAAGAACGATAAAATTGATGCGTACAAGATTGCCAAGTTAATACGAGGTGGTAATTTTCCTTTGGCTTATGTTTATCCAAAGGAAAAACGTGCTATTCGAGATTTATTGCGTAGACGAACGCACGCCATGCGCCATAGTGCCGAGTTGAAAGCATTCATAAAGAATGCGTTGTCACAATACAACCTGCCAGTACCTGAAAAGTCAGACCTAAGCTACACCACCGGTCGCGATGCAATGCGTGGACACTTCCCTAATCCACAGGTTCAACGCAGTATTGATATGAATCTACGATTGATAGAAGTTTACGACCATGAAGTCAGCAGTATTGAATGTTATGTAGAAAAGCTCACTAAGCATGATAATGGTAGAGACTACTATCTGCTGCGTTCATTGCCTGGTGTCGGGCGAGTATTGGCCCTTACCATTCTTTATGAGATTGGCACTATTAAGCGCTTTGACAGTGTTCAGAAGTTTGCGTCTTATTCTCGGCTAGTCAAATGCAAAGCGGAATCAGCCGGTAAAGCCTACGGTACACAGGGTAATAAAATTGGTAATGCGCACCTTAAATGGGCGTTCTCTGAAGCCGCAGTGCTGTTTTTGAAGGGTAATCCTCCGGCGCAAGCTTATCTCGCAAAATTACAGAAGCGCATGAGCAAAGCTAAAGCGCTCT